The following proteins are co-located in the Pedobacter sp. FW305-3-2-15-E-R2A2 genome:
- a CDS encoding RagB/SusD family nutrient uptake outer membrane protein — MKKIFTILFITIVALSGCKKYLDIKPKGYTIPEFYDDYERLLNNSSLYGVSSSYPVYLTDDAQSGEVKDPNKSADYQGYDLFKRNLYEFKPGRIFEAGQSDQFYEAAYEHIFVYNTIINNIENVKDRTLADRMQLKAEAQIGRAFEYLTIVNAYAAHYDPATAGTDLGVPLVLTEDINVKYKRGTVAEVYAQIRKDLDEALPHLSLRAPNNFHPTKSVGYAFLSRMYLYMGKYAEALENANEALKLNSNLIDYRIYTNKKGTWGRVCTIADQTVVFPRPNESNESIWSRFGSSSNGHVFTELYASADLLDVYQKDLPANATDQRLKLFFCDGQANFGGAITVFPGRKLWAAYVEFNHGFGTPELYLIAAECEARVGSKEVALQHLNKLRNMRIAGNQPLVAATKDEALRMALEERRRETPYQGSTRLIDLKRLNKDPRFAKTVTHKNGTETYTLPANDKRYILPLPPNVLEFNPSIPVYDR, encoded by the coding sequence ATGAAAAAGATATTCACCATTTTATTCATCACCATAGTTGCCCTATCCGGATGTAAAAAATATCTGGATATAAAACCCAAAGGGTACACGATCCCGGAGTTTTATGACGATTACGAAAGGTTATTAAATAATTCTTCGCTATATGGAGTTTCTTCATCATATCCCGTTTACTTAACGGATGATGCACAATCCGGGGAAGTAAAAGATCCCAATAAATCTGCTGATTATCAAGGTTACGACCTCTTTAAACGAAATTTATATGAGTTTAAACCTGGGCGTATTTTTGAAGCCGGTCAATCAGACCAGTTTTATGAAGCCGCCTATGAGCATATCTTTGTTTACAATACCATTATCAATAATATAGAAAATGTAAAAGACAGAACGCTGGCTGATCGGATGCAATTGAAAGCGGAAGCGCAAATTGGCCGGGCATTCGAATACCTGACCATTGTAAATGCTTATGCCGCACATTACGATCCGGCCACTGCAGGAACGGATTTGGGCGTGCCTCTGGTGTTGACGGAAGATATCAATGTGAAGTATAAGAGAGGTACGGTTGCGGAGGTTTACGCTCAGATCCGGAAGGATCTGGATGAAGCACTTCCTCATTTATCACTGAGGGCTCCTAATAATTTCCACCCGACAAAGAGTGTGGGATATGCATTTTTAAGCCGGATGTACCTGTATATGGGGAAATATGCAGAGGCGCTGGAGAATGCAAATGAGGCCTTGAAACTAAATAGTAACCTGATTGATTACCGCATTTATACGAACAAAAAGGGAACCTGGGGAAGGGTTTGTACCATCGCAGACCAGACGGTTGTCTTTCCTCGTCCCAATGAAAGTAACGAAAGTATCTGGAGCCGTTTTGGTTCTTCCAGTAACGGACATGTATTTACGGAACTGTATGCAAGTGCCGATTTACTGGATGTTTATCAAAAGGACCTGCCGGCAAATGCTACAGATCAGCGTTTAAAACTTTTCTTCTGCGACGGACAAGCCAATTTTGGCGGAGCAATCACTGTTTTTCCGGGAAGAAAGCTTTGGGCAGCTTATGTAGAATTTAATCATGGATTTGGTACACCGGAACTTTACCTCATCGCCGCAGAATGTGAGGCAAGGGTGGGAAGTAAAGAGGTCGCTTTACAGCATCTGAACAAATTGAGAAACATGCGTATCGCAGGTAATCAGCCACTGGTTGCAGCAACTAAAGATGAGGCACTGCGGATGGCACTCGAAGAAAGAAGAAGAGAAACTCCTTATCAGGGAAGTACACGTCTGATCGATTTGAAAAGATTGAATAAAGATCCCCGTTTTGCAAAAACAGTGACCCATAAGAACGGAACGGAAACTTATACTTTACCGGCAAATGATAAGCGGTATATTCTTCCATTGCCACCGAATGTCCTGGAATTTAATCCTTCGATACCGGTGTACGACCGTTAA
- a CDS encoding thioredoxin family protein, protein MTIKNITTILLLLIGGSIKAQEGIKFNQTSNWKETTEKAAAENKLIFIDCYTSWCGPCKWMDQNVFVDPSVGAFFNKNFINAKIDMEKGEGIALAKKYNVRSFPTFLFVNDKGEVIHRTASRMPVAEFLEEGKMASDPGRNFSSMKKKYESGQRDLAFVLDYYLTLQKSERGTADNIGKDIVAKITAEELNSALGWKAVKALARSETDRLGAYFMANQARFAAWSSVAEREELTDRLISSSMYGYIYAKDEPAFMKKLAFFNTSDKADRRKQGAMLEADFYLEQNRTADYKKVTDAALKGILKTDAEKLSFLARRADYKAASNPEILEQAYLLAKRSVALAPEEYSIQSTFAKVCLSLKKKEEGLKAAKKSRLLADAETSKIQKLSQELLDKIELL, encoded by the coding sequence ATGACCATAAAAAATATAACCACGATCCTGCTTCTACTAATTGGCGGAAGCATAAAAGCACAGGAAGGCATTAAATTTAACCAGACTTCAAACTGGAAGGAAACTACGGAAAAGGCTGCTGCCGAAAATAAACTGATCTTCATAGATTGTTATACCTCCTGGTGTGGGCCTTGTAAATGGATGGATCAGAATGTCTTTGTAGATCCGTCTGTGGGGGCTTTCTTCAACAAGAATTTCATCAATGCTAAAATTGATATGGAAAAAGGGGAGGGGATTGCTCTGGCGAAAAAATACAATGTGCGCTCTTTTCCGACTTTCCTGTTTGTCAATGATAAAGGAGAAGTAATCCATAGAACCGCTTCCAGGATGCCTGTTGCTGAATTTCTGGAAGAAGGGAAAATGGCCTCAGACCCAGGGAGAAATTTCTCCTCGATGAAGAAGAAATACGAATCCGGACAGAGAGACCTCGCTTTCGTATTGGACTATTACCTGACCTTACAAAAATCAGAACGTGGAACCGCCGATAATATCGGGAAAGACATCGTTGCAAAAATTACAGCGGAAGAATTGAATTCTGCATTGGGATGGAAAGCGGTAAAGGCCCTGGCCAGATCTGAAACGGATCGTCTGGGTGCTTATTTCATGGCAAATCAAGCCCGGTTCGCTGCATGGAGTAGCGTTGCAGAAAGAGAAGAACTAACAGACCGCCTGATCAGCAGCAGTATGTACGGATACATTTATGCCAAAGATGAGCCTGCTTTCATGAAGAAACTGGCTTTTTTCAATACCTCTGATAAGGCAGACCGTAGAAAACAAGGAGCAATGCTGGAAGCTGATTTTTACCTGGAACAAAATAGAACTGCCGACTATAAAAAGGTTACTGATGCAGCGCTAAAAGGGATCTTAAAAACAGATGCTGAAAAGCTGAGCTTTCTGGCCAGAAGGGCAGATTATAAAGCGGCTTCAAATCCCGAAATTTTAGAGCAGGCCTACCTGCTGGCAAAGCGATCCGTAGCACTGGCACCTGAGGAATATTCCATCCAAAGTACGTTTGCTAAAGTATGTCTCTCCCTGAAAAAGAAAGAGGAAGGCTTAAAAGCAGCAAAAAAATCGAGATTGCTGGCGGATGCGGAGACTTCCAAAATTCAGAAGCTGTCTCAGGAATTATTGGATAAGATTGAATTATTATAA
- a CDS encoding SusC/RagA family TonB-linked outer membrane protein, with translation MYLFNTSTGMDRPCLAPYFKPFQAIYTWIPGINSSTRRQIIMRINLIAILITISLLQAAASSFGQRVTLHENNASLQQVLLSIKKQTKFTFLYNSDLIKAAKKVNLNLENVKLEHALEACFQDQDLSFKIIENTVVIKKKDFSVLEQMKNYISFIELKGKVLDENGGPLPGATVQVKNTKKTAITNTDGAFELHAVDDKAILVVSYIGYKSKEVPANQGSPMTITLEINPGLLSEIAVVSTGYQDIPKERAAGSFSVINADKDLSGKLQANIMDRIEGMSAGLTSYKVGGVRKTQIRGISTISGESAPLYVLDGAPFEGDPQTINPADVESVTILKDATAASIYGARSANGVIVINTKRGKKGPLKVSYNATIQFTPLPDRSYANKMSSAELVDFQREMFNYRSGSYSAIDPRKAMNDVYKLFYEQREGHITEAELQTALDVYRNNDRYDQVVNEFIRKTAIDHQHNLSLSGGSDFYTYNFSGNYMGSNPYEREQSTNRIGFNFNNTLNLNKWLKLNIGVLGSKQKEDYDNGISGVGMLNAGKASYFMLRDGQGNPVNWLNSKSQFEIDRLNGLRLQDENFAPVNEMNTKHLNNENNYLNINIGTNIKIIDGLSLNLLYQKERTDEYFKQYYNRNAYNVKTQINDATLIKPDGTITNLIPVGGQLSEIRSDKNSHTLRGQLNFSKLFGKHRLEMIAGAEQRKIQSSGTNIYKYGYDDFNLSYKLINEAALAVATLGTESINNRFQLNRLEKGFASTENRFVSFYGNGSYTYDNKITVSASIRMDQSNLFGTDPKYQYKPLWSVGLMYVISENQNDWLDRLSVRGTYGINGNISKLNGPYMITRDAGPNSNTNESQAYVQSPPNSGLRWEKTNVTNLAFDFSLLKNRFFGSVEFYNKSTTDLLGFQTTDPTIGWSSVMLNYGSMRNRGTDISLTSTNLTTRDFKWNTTLNFNYNKNVLTKLENEGKSVYSYIDKGQNRVGVPMNSIYSIRYKGLDDKGKPIALTKEGKEVKSTDQLTISDLIHEGTATPPYAVSLSNSMSYKNFDLFFMFIYYGGHVMRDVYAPYLTKYAELNYTSNMDRNALNYWKKPGDESIPGIAPGFTSAASSVITNIWEAGNQGIQKADYIKLRDITLSYNLSNALLKRNHIQRLRFSLQVQNAWRWSANKQNLDPEVWLGTTNSSAFSPLSPPTRGILLPPTYTFGLSANF, from the coding sequence ATGTATTTATTTAATACTTCAACAGGTATGGACAGGCCATGCCTTGCGCCATATTTTAAACCATTTCAGGCCATTTATACCTGGATTCCAGGTATAAATTCCTCAACCAGGAGACAAATTATTATGCGGATTAATTTGATAGCAATATTGATCACCATATCGCTGCTGCAGGCTGCGGCCAGTAGCTTTGGACAGCGTGTGACGCTGCATGAAAACAATGCGAGTTTGCAACAGGTATTGTTGTCGATCAAGAAACAGACAAAATTCACTTTTCTGTACAACAGTGATTTGATTAAAGCCGCAAAAAAAGTAAACCTGAATCTGGAAAACGTCAAACTGGAACACGCTTTGGAAGCTTGTTTTCAGGACCAGGACCTCAGCTTTAAGATCATTGAAAATACGGTCGTGATCAAGAAAAAGGATTTCTCTGTATTGGAGCAGATGAAAAATTACATCAGTTTTATCGAGTTAAAGGGAAAGGTGCTTGATGAGAACGGAGGTCCTTTGCCGGGTGCGACCGTGCAGGTAAAGAATACGAAGAAGACCGCGATTACCAATACGGACGGGGCATTTGAGCTCCATGCGGTAGATGATAAAGCCATCCTGGTGGTTTCTTATATTGGATATAAATCAAAAGAAGTTCCTGCAAACCAGGGAAGTCCGATGACCATCACACTGGAAATTAACCCGGGTTTATTGTCGGAAATTGCAGTGGTATCTACCGGATACCAGGATATTCCAAAAGAACGTGCAGCGGGTTCTTTCAGCGTAATCAATGCCGATAAAGACCTGAGTGGAAAGTTACAAGCGAATATCATGGACCGTATAGAGGGCATGTCTGCCGGATTGACCAGTTATAAAGTTGGTGGCGTACGAAAAACACAAATCCGTGGAATCTCCACCATAAGCGGAGAAAGCGCTCCGTTATATGTGCTGGATGGTGCGCCTTTTGAGGGAGACCCTCAGACTATAAATCCTGCCGACGTAGAAAGTGTCACCATTTTGAAAGATGCTACCGCAGCCTCTATTTACGGAGCGAGATCTGCAAACGGGGTCATTGTAATCAATACTAAAAGGGGTAAAAAAGGCCCTTTAAAAGTTAGTTATAACGCAACTATCCAGTTTACACCGCTTCCCGACCGAAGCTATGCCAACAAAATGAGTAGTGCAGAGCTGGTAGATTTTCAAAGGGAAATGTTCAATTACCGTTCAGGTTCTTATTCAGCGATAGACCCGCGTAAAGCAATGAATGATGTCTATAAATTATTCTACGAACAAAGAGAGGGGCACATCACGGAAGCAGAATTACAAACGGCTCTGGATGTTTACCGGAATAACGATCGTTATGACCAGGTCGTCAATGAGTTTATCCGTAAGACTGCGATAGATCATCAACATAACCTTTCCTTATCCGGAGGTTCAGATTTTTACACCTATAATTTTAGTGGCAATTACATGGGATCGAATCCCTATGAGCGGGAGCAAAGCACTAACCGGATTGGGTTCAATTTCAACAATACCCTCAATCTGAACAAATGGTTGAAGCTGAACATTGGGGTACTGGGTAGCAAACAGAAGGAGGATTACGACAATGGAATCAGTGGAGTGGGGATGTTGAATGCAGGTAAAGCTTCTTACTTTATGTTGAGAGATGGACAGGGCAATCCGGTAAACTGGTTAAATTCCAAATCACAGTTTGAAATAGACCGCCTGAATGGTTTGCGCTTGCAGGACGAAAATTTTGCTCCTGTAAATGAAATGAATACCAAACATTTAAACAACGAGAATAATTACCTGAATATCAATATAGGAACAAATATTAAGATCATAGATGGGCTGTCGCTGAACCTGCTTTATCAAAAGGAAAGAACAGATGAGTATTTCAAACAATATTATAATAGAAATGCCTATAACGTAAAAACGCAGATCAACGATGCGACGCTGATCAAACCTGATGGAACGATCACGAATTTGATTCCAGTTGGCGGACAGCTGAGTGAAATCCGCAGTGATAAAAACTCCCACACCTTGAGGGGCCAGCTTAATTTTAGTAAGTTATTTGGTAAACATCGTCTGGAAATGATTGCTGGTGCAGAACAACGTAAGATTCAGAGCTCAGGCACAAACATCTACAAATATGGATACGATGATTTTAACCTGAGCTATAAGTTGATCAATGAAGCTGCACTTGCGGTAGCGACACTAGGCACAGAGTCTATCAATAATCGTTTTCAATTAAACAGGCTCGAGAAAGGATTCGCTTCTACCGAAAACAGGTTTGTCTCTTTCTACGGTAATGGTTCTTATACCTATGACAATAAGATCACTGTCAGCGCCAGTATTCGTATGGATCAGTCTAACTTGTTCGGTACAGATCCTAAATACCAATACAAACCATTGTGGTCTGTAGGTTTAATGTATGTGATTTCTGAAAATCAGAACGACTGGCTGGATCGCCTTAGCGTTCGTGGTACCTATGGTATCAATGGTAATATCTCCAAATTGAATGGTCCTTATATGATCACCAGGGATGCGGGACCTAATTCCAACACGAACGAATCGCAGGCTTATGTTCAAAGTCCGCCAAATTCTGGTTTGCGTTGGGAAAAGACCAATGTAACCAATCTTGCCTTTGATTTTAGTCTCCTTAAGAACCGGTTCTTCGGATCTGTTGAGTTTTATAATAAATCTACGACTGATCTTCTGGGTTTTCAGACCACCGATCCTACGATTGGCTGGAGCTCTGTGATGCTGAATTATGGAAGCATGAGAAACCGTGGAACAGACATCTCGTTAACCAGTACAAATCTGACTACCCGTGATTTTAAGTGGAATACCACATTGAATTTCAACTATAATAAAAACGTCCTGACCAAACTGGAAAATGAAGGGAAGAGCGTATATTCTTATATTGATAAGGGCCAGAATAGAGTAGGGGTCCCGATGAATTCAATTTATAGTATTCGATATAAAGGACTGGATGATAAAGGAAAGCCCATTGCTTTAACCAAAGAGGGAAAGGAAGTTAAAAGTACCGATCAGTTGACGATATCTGACCTGATTCACGAAGGGACTGCAACTCCTCCTTATGCGGTTTCTTTGTCCAATAGCATGAGTTATAAGAATTTCGACCTCTTCTTTATGTTCATCTATTACGGAGGGCATGTGATGCGTGATGTCTACGCCCCTTATTTAACCAAATACGCGGAGTTAAACTATACCAGTAATATGGATAGGAATGCGTTGAACTATTGGAAAAAACCTGGAGATGAGTCTATTCCGGGAATAGCACCGGGTTTTACTTCGGCCGCGAGTTCTGTCATCACCAATATCTGGGAAGCGGGAAATCAGGGGATTCAAAAGGCGGATTACATCAAACTGCGTGACATCACTTTAAGCTATAACCTGTCGAATGCGTTGCTGAAAAGGAATCACATTCAGCGCCTTAGGTTTAGCCTTCAGGTACAGAATGCATGGCGTTGGTCGGCAAATAAGCAAAACCTGGATCCGGAAGTATGGCTGGGAACGACTAATTCTTCTGCGTTTAGCCCGCTTTCTCCTCCTACGAGAGGAATCCTGCTTCCGCCAACTTACACCTTTGGTCTTTCTGCTAATTTTTAA
- a CDS encoding TlpA disulfide reductase family protein, giving the protein MKKTLKISMLSLAIVSLAGIAGVNAQNTKGFTIKGELTGLKEGDKVMLIHSIDQRKMDTVFQTVKNNRFELKGRVKNGADFYSLRIENKRIRYNAFLDNSSMVLKGDAEDLSKVTLSGSSAHDDYQRYTAIMAPTTAKIRSLNKEYRDARTAKNEELVKTISKQFDELEEEQAKLTNDFILKNPQSYYTPYLIFNGDIEPSVTEPVYNGLAKVVKTSTYGIKVKERLADLSRVALGIKAPDFSALTPEGTTLSLNEVVKKGKYTLIDFWASWCGPCRQENPNVVAAYAKFHEKGLNVLGVSLDKTEGAAAWKKAIADDQLTWYQISDLKYWESPMVKLYAIRGIPHSVLVDANGIIVAKDLRGKALHDKLEELLK; this is encoded by the coding sequence ATGAAAAAGACATTAAAAATTTCCATGCTTTCCTTGGCCATAGTTTCATTGGCAGGTATTGCGGGAGTCAATGCACAAAATACAAAAGGTTTTACCATTAAAGGGGAACTGACCGGCTTAAAAGAAGGAGATAAGGTGATGTTGATACATAGCATCGACCAACGTAAAATGGATACTGTTTTTCAAACGGTAAAAAACAACAGGTTTGAGCTGAAAGGGCGGGTGAAAAACGGAGCTGATTTTTACAGTTTAAGGATAGAAAATAAGCGCATCAGGTACAATGCTTTTTTGGACAATTCCTCTATGGTCCTGAAAGGCGATGCTGAGGACCTTTCCAAGGTTACGCTTTCCGGTTCTTCGGCTCATGACGACTACCAGAGATATACTGCAATCATGGCGCCGACAACCGCTAAAATCAGAAGTCTGAATAAGGAGTATCGTGATGCACGTACCGCGAAAAATGAAGAGCTGGTTAAGACGATCAGTAAACAATTCGACGAACTGGAAGAAGAACAGGCAAAGCTGACAAATGATTTTATCCTTAAAAATCCTCAGTCTTACTATACCCCGTATCTGATTTTTAACGGAGATATCGAACCATCAGTTACTGAACCTGTTTACAACGGTCTTGCTAAGGTGGTTAAAACGAGTACTTATGGGATTAAAGTTAAAGAACGTCTGGCCGATCTTTCCAGAGTAGCTCTGGGAATTAAGGCGCCTGATTTTAGTGCATTAACCCCTGAAGGAACAACACTTTCCTTAAATGAGGTGGTTAAAAAAGGAAAGTATACCTTGATTGATTTCTGGGCTTCATGGTGCGGACCATGCAGACAGGAGAACCCGAACGTCGTTGCTGCTTATGCTAAGTTTCATGAAAAGGGCTTGAACGTGCTGGGTGTTTCACTGGACAAAACCGAAGGCGCTGCCGCATGGAAAAAAGCAATTGCTGATGATCAGCTGACCTGGTATCAGATTTCAGATTTAAAGTACTGGGAAAGCCCGATGGTGAAGCTGTATGCCATAAGGGGAATTCCTCATTCTGTGTTAGTGGACGCAAACGGAATCATCGTGGCGAAAGACCTGCGGGGTAAAGCACTACACGATAAACTGGAGGAGTTGCTAAAATAA